A genomic region of Photobacterium swingsii contains the following coding sequences:
- a CDS encoding sodium:solute symporter family protein — MNSTLFLTGFGVYVVFLIWLGWFVSRNQKSGEDFLLGGRGLPLFLVLGTTVATMVGTGSSMGAVGFGYANGWAGALYGIGGALGILLLAKWFAPVRMLNFMTMSEELAYYVGANKVVKNVVGILIFIASIGWLGAHILGGGMYLAWIADLDMNTAKIVIAAAFTIYVVIGGYTAVVWTDTIQAIILFAGFILMAVLSVEHIGGLDNLYAAMDPATTSFLAIEKLGIIPAVSLAMVVGVGVLATPSFRQRIYSGKDVSTIRRSFVMSGVLYLFFSIIPAVIGMAAHAINPELNNANFAFPYVAATVLPVGIGLVVLIAGLSATMSSASSDAIAGVSILLRDIYIMFTGKVPSKEKMVSYSRFALVIVIGCALLFALTSNDIISYITKMISTVMSGMFVCGMLGRFWNRYNWQGALATLAGASIASFAVMFNADWSAFWGNPCIPSVLTALVAGVAVSLVTPANTVTKEEAKAILDAERNAMEQSETPATVGKPALAE, encoded by the coding sequence ATGAACAGTACACTTTTTCTCACAGGTTTCGGCGTATATGTAGTCTTTTTAATCTGGTTAGGTTGGTTTGTTTCTCGCAACCAAAAATCAGGTGAAGATTTCTTACTGGGCGGACGTGGGCTACCACTATTTTTAGTTTTAGGAACAACTGTAGCGACTATGGTCGGTACAGGATCAAGCATGGGCGCGGTTGGCTTTGGTTATGCTAACGGCTGGGCGGGGGCTTTATATGGTATTGGCGGTGCGCTAGGTATTTTGTTGTTGGCGAAGTGGTTTGCGCCAGTGCGTATGCTTAACTTTATGACCATGAGTGAAGAACTTGCTTACTATGTTGGTGCTAATAAAGTGGTCAAAAATGTCGTCGGCATTTTGATCTTTATTGCCTCAATTGGCTGGTTGGGTGCACACATTCTCGGTGGTGGTATGTACCTAGCTTGGATTGCTGATCTCGATATGAATACAGCAAAAATTGTTATTGCCGCGGCCTTTACTATTTATGTTGTGATTGGTGGTTATACCGCTGTTGTTTGGACCGATACTATCCAAGCCATCATTTTATTTGCTGGTTTTATCTTGATGGCTGTTCTTTCTGTTGAGCACATCGGCGGCCTTGATAATTTATATGCAGCCATGGACCCCGCGACCACTAGTTTCCTTGCGATAGAAAAACTAGGCATTATCCCTGCGGTATCGCTTGCGATGGTGGTTGGGGTTGGGGTACTTGCAACCCCATCTTTCCGTCAGCGTATTTACTCAGGTAAAGATGTTTCAACGATTCGTCGCTCGTTTGTTATGTCTGGTGTGTTATACCTGTTCTTCTCTATCATTCCTGCGGTGATTGGTATGGCGGCACATGCAATTAACCCTGAGTTAAACAATGCTAACTTTGCTTTCCCGTATGTTGCAGCAACGGTATTGCCAGTGGGTATTGGACTTGTGGTGTTGATTGCAGGTTTATCAGCCACCATGTCGAGTGCTAGCTCAGATGCTATCGCTGGTGTCTCTATCCTTTTGCGTGACATATACATCATGTTCACAGGTAAAGTTCCGTCTAAAGAGAAGATGGTGAGCTACTCTCGCTTTGCACTCGTGATTGTCATCGGCTGTGCTCTATTATTCGCGCTAACCTCGAACGATATTATTAGCTACATCACTAAAATGATTTCAACTGTGATGTCTGGGATGTTTGTTTGCGGCATGCTAGGACGTTTCTGGAATCGTTATAACTGGCAGGGGGCATTAGCAACCTTAGCGGGTGCTTCTATTGCTTCATTTGCTGTGATGTTTAATGCGGACTGGTCTGCATTCTGGGGGAACCCATGTATCCCTTCTGTACTTACAGCGCTAGTAGCAGGTGTTGCGGTTAGCTTGGTCACGCCAGCAAATACAGTGACGAAAGAAGAAGCGAAAGCGATTCTTGATGCAGAGCGAAATGCGATGGAGCAATCTGAAACGCCGGCGACTGTTGGGAAACCAGCATTAGCGGAATAA
- a CDS encoding N-acyl-D-amino-acid deacylase family protein, protein MQFDIVFRNVQVVDGTAAQAYNADVAIKDQRIAAIGDLAGCETAKIIDGEGRVLAPGFIDVHTHDDTNVIRYPECLPKISQGVTTVIVGNCGISASPAVLAGDPPDPMNLLGQQNDFKYPSFQSYADAVQAAQPAVNVAALVGHTTLRNNVMDELQRPATPSEITQMQTTLRDAMAQGALGLSSGLAYASAKSAPTEEVMALAEELAAFEGIYTTHMRTEFEQILEAMDEAFRTGKHGKVPVVISHLKCAGAGNWGRTVEVLDAMEKTAVHQDVACDCYPYSASSSTLDLKQVSDDIDIFITWSETLPQHAGKLLAEIATEMALPLLDAAKALQPAGAVYHCMDEADVERVLKYRLTMVGSDGLPNDPHPHPRLWGTFPKVLGYYSRERKLFDLPTAVHKMTGMSAQRYCLTDRGVIREGAYADLVLFDANKIQDSATFDNPIQAAKGIEVVMVNGAVSYQNGQVGSHRHGRFLYRHQR, encoded by the coding sequence ATGCAGTTCGATATCGTATTTCGTAATGTGCAGGTGGTTGATGGGACCGCTGCACAGGCTTACAACGCAGATGTTGCGATTAAAGATCAACGTATAGCGGCAATTGGTGATCTGGCAGGTTGCGAGACTGCAAAGATCATTGATGGTGAAGGGCGTGTACTTGCGCCAGGATTCATTGACGTGCATACGCACGATGATACTAACGTTATTCGTTACCCTGAGTGTTTACCTAAGATCAGCCAAGGCGTGACCACTGTGATTGTGGGCAATTGCGGTATTAGTGCATCTCCTGCGGTATTGGCTGGCGATCCACCTGATCCAATGAACTTGCTGGGTCAGCAGAACGATTTTAAATACCCATCATTTCAATCCTATGCTGATGCAGTACAAGCGGCACAACCCGCAGTGAATGTTGCTGCCTTAGTTGGCCATACCACATTGCGTAATAACGTAATGGATGAATTGCAACGCCCTGCGACCCCGTCTGAAATTACTCAAATGCAAACCACACTGCGAGACGCTATGGCGCAAGGCGCGTTGGGTTTAAGTTCTGGTCTTGCGTATGCCTCGGCCAAATCTGCGCCAACCGAAGAAGTGATGGCATTAGCTGAAGAGCTCGCCGCTTTTGAGGGTATTTATACCACCCATATGCGTACCGAATTTGAGCAAATACTAGAAGCCATGGATGAAGCATTCCGCACAGGCAAACACGGTAAGGTGCCTGTTGTTATTTCACACCTTAAATGTGCTGGCGCGGGTAACTGGGGGCGCACAGTCGAAGTGCTAGATGCCATGGAAAAAACGGCAGTGCATCAAGATGTCGCTTGTGATTGTTACCCGTATTCAGCCAGTTCATCCACGCTCGATCTCAAGCAGGTCAGTGATGATATTGATATTTTCATCACTTGGTCAGAAACATTGCCTCAGCACGCGGGCAAGTTATTAGCCGAGATTGCGACTGAAATGGCGTTGCCATTATTAGATGCAGCTAAAGCACTGCAACCCGCTGGCGCTGTTTACCACTGCATGGATGAAGCGGACGTCGAGCGAGTGCTGAAATACCGCTTAACCATGGTGGGATCTGATGGCTTGCCCAATGATCCGCATCCACATCCTCGCCTGTGGGGTACTTTTCCTAAAGTGTTGGGCTATTACAGCCGCGAGCGAAAGCTGTTTGATTTGCCAACAGCCGTTCACAAAATGACGGGGATGTCTGCTCAGCGCTATTGCTTAACCGATCGCGGCGTTATCCGCGAAGGTGCGTATGCCGATTTAGTGCTGTTTGATGCGAACAAAATTCAAGATTCAGCGACATTCGATAATCCAATTCAAGCCGCAAAGGGCATTGAGGTTGTGATGGTGAATGGCGCAGTCAGTTACCAAAACGGTCAGGTGGGTAGCCACCGACATGGCCGATTCCTTTATCGTCATCAGCGCTAA
- a CDS encoding 5-oxoprolinase subunit PxpA has translation MKLNCDMGESFGPWLMGRDDAVMPWINMANIACGFHASDPDVMAKTVASACQHNVEIGAHPGYNDKEGFGRRSIPHSAESITQLVAYQAGALNAICQLHGQQISYVKPHGALYNDMMADESVFIAIAKAISGMNSVFIPPIKLMVLSRPDNHRYQRIAEQYRVELLFEAFSDRAYTPDGFLVPRSQPEAVHHSSNRIVQQAKEFTQGYVTTSDGSKLKLRADSLCVHGDNDASIALIQTLHEVLKA, from the coding sequence ATGAAGCTTAACTGCGATATGGGAGAAAGTTTTGGCCCTTGGTTAATGGGGCGTGACGATGCTGTCATGCCATGGATCAATATGGCGAATATTGCTTGTGGCTTTCATGCCTCCGATCCTGATGTTATGGCTAAAACAGTTGCAAGCGCTTGCCAGCATAATGTCGAGATTGGTGCTCACCCAGGTTACAACGATAAAGAAGGGTTTGGTCGGCGTAGCATTCCTCATAGTGCAGAATCGATAACACAGCTGGTGGCGTATCAAGCTGGTGCATTAAACGCCATTTGCCAATTACACGGTCAACAAATTAGTTATGTAAAGCCACACGGTGCACTATATAACGATATGATGGCTGATGAATCTGTTTTTATCGCGATAGCAAAAGCGATTTCAGGCATGAACTCTGTATTTATTCCACCGATTAAACTTATGGTGTTATCACGACCAGACAACCACCGCTATCAGCGTATTGCTGAGCAATATAGGGTTGAGCTGCTATTTGAAGCTTTTTCAGATCGTGCCTACACGCCAGATGGTTTTCTTGTTCCACGTTCGCAGCCAGAGGCGGTTCATCACAGTAGCAATCGTATCGTGCAGCAAGCGAAGGAATTTACTCAAGGCTATGTCACTACTTCTGACGGTTCGAAACTGAAGCTTAGAGCTGACTCGCTTTGTGTACATGGTGATAACGACGCATCAATCGCCTTAATCCAGACATTGCATGAGGTATTGAAAGCATGA
- a CDS encoding MurR/RpiR family transcriptional regulator → MTIEVDIVSRMTECFPLLREAEKKVAKLVMDDLASAANASITQLAEEAGVSEATITRFAKAVGCKNVRDLKMKLAQSLAIGQRFIHESPEQSGIQGVYESIKNVININRKVVNEQDIAKSVEILQNARQILALGMGGGSTMLSQELQFRLFRLGYPITAYNDGLLARMVAATADSNDVMVVISATGYTPEVIEPATIAKQYGLKVIAITAAESPLAEISDVVLPVVTQETDFIYKPSASRYAMMALIDVLSTELALSHKRRSRDRLRRLKLALDSHRGGVDRQPLGD, encoded by the coding sequence GTGACCATCGAAGTCGATATAGTGTCGAGAATGACAGAGTGTTTCCCGTTATTACGTGAAGCCGAGAAGAAAGTAGCCAAGCTAGTAATGGACGATTTAGCGTCAGCAGCTAATGCCAGTATTACTCAACTTGCTGAAGAAGCGGGTGTCAGCGAAGCAACCATAACGCGTTTTGCTAAAGCTGTTGGTTGTAAGAATGTACGTGACTTGAAAATGAAACTTGCGCAGTCATTGGCCATTGGCCAGCGCTTTATTCATGAAAGTCCTGAGCAATCGGGTATCCAAGGGGTTTATGAGTCCATTAAAAATGTGATCAACATAAATCGTAAGGTGGTGAATGAACAAGACATTGCTAAATCTGTCGAGATTCTACAAAACGCACGTCAGATACTAGCACTTGGGATGGGTGGTGGTTCCACCATGTTATCGCAAGAATTACAGTTTCGGTTATTTCGATTGGGTTACCCCATTACGGCTTATAACGACGGGTTATTAGCGAGAATGGTGGCAGCAACAGCAGATAGCAATGATGTGATGGTAGTGATATCTGCAACGGGGTATACCCCAGAAGTGATTGAGCCTGCAACGATTGCTAAGCAATACGGACTAAAGGTGATAGCCATTACAGCGGCTGAATCACCGTTAGCAGAAATCAGTGATGTCGTGTTGCCTGTGGTAACGCAAGAGACTGATTTTATTTATAAACCTTCAGCTTCACGTTACGCCATGATGGCGTTAATTGATGTGTTGTCGACGGAGTTAGCCTTGAGCCACAAGCGTCGTTCGCGTGATCGACTACGTCGCTTGAAATTGGCATTAGATAGCCACCGCGGTGGGGTTGATCGCCAACCTTTAGGCGATTGA
- a CDS encoding sugar kinase, which translates to MVELSGQPLQRTFGGDTLNTALYLARLGKKRDINVSYATALGVDNISQDMLTSWQAENINTDLVRTLEDKLPGLYLVETEPCGERHFHYWRNDSAAKFYFSEQACSPLEVAIESKQVDALYISGISLAILSEEAKTVLVTLLDKHKRNGGKVLFDNNFRPQLWTEKQAQYWYAQILPFVDIALITEDDDQRIWGESDIVTRCQEYGCQEVVIKRGAEPCMVVTQLQTDAAETSYIAANQVDKVIDTCAAGDSFAAGYLAARLSGESAVSSAELGHQLASVVIQYPGAIIPLEAMKEII; encoded by the coding sequence ATGGTGGAACTGAGTGGCCAACCATTGCAGCGCACCTTTGGTGGCGACACCTTGAATACGGCGCTTTATTTGGCTCGCTTAGGCAAAAAACGTGATATTAATGTGAGTTACGCAACGGCCTTAGGTGTTGATAATATCTCACAAGACATGTTGACCTCTTGGCAAGCGGAAAACATTAATACGGATTTAGTTCGCACGCTTGAAGATAAACTCCCTGGTTTATATTTGGTTGAAACAGAGCCATGCGGTGAGCGTCATTTTCACTATTGGCGCAACGACAGCGCGGCTAAATTCTATTTTTCAGAACAGGCGTGTTCACCGCTTGAAGTTGCAATTGAGAGCAAGCAAGTTGACGCGCTTTATATCAGTGGTATCAGCTTAGCGATTCTTTCTGAAGAAGCGAAAACCGTGCTGGTTACGCTACTAGATAAACATAAGCGTAATGGCGGTAAAGTCTTATTTGATAATAACTTCCGTCCACAATTATGGACAGAGAAACAAGCACAATATTGGTATGCTCAAATCCTCCCCTTCGTCGATATTGCCTTGATCACAGAAGATGATGATCAACGTATATGGGGAGAGAGTGATATCGTAACCCGTTGTCAGGAGTACGGTTGCCAAGAAGTAGTGATTAAGCGCGGTGCAGAACCTTGTATGGTAGTAACTCAATTACAAACCGATGCCGCGGAAACATCCTATATTGCAGCCAACCAAGTAGATAAAGTGATTGATACTTGCGCTGCGGGCGATTCATTTGCAGCAGGGTACTTAGCCGCACGTTTAAGTGGTGAGTCTGCTGTATCATCAGCAGAGCTTGGGCATCAACTTGCATCTGTTGTTATTCAGTACCCTGGCGCCATTATTCCTCTTGAAGCTATGAAAGAAATTATTTAA
- a CDS encoding bifunctional 4-hydroxy-2-oxoglutarate aldolase/2-dehydro-3-deoxy-phosphogluconate aldolase, translating into MSQALIEQLKAFKVIPVIQINHVEQAVPLAKVLVENGLPVAEVTFRTDAAADAIRAMREAYPQMCIGAGTVLNAAQVDKAKDAGAEFIVAPGLNPNTVRYCQQQGIPFVPGINNPSQIEQALELGLTFLKFFPAEASGGINMVKSLLAPYVDVSIMPTGGIGKANIRDYLAVDRVLCCGGTWMVAPKLIEAGDWDEIGRLVREAVALVQD; encoded by the coding sequence ATGTCTCAAGCTCTTATTGAACAATTAAAAGCCTTCAAAGTTATTCCGGTTATTCAAATTAACCATGTTGAGCAAGCAGTACCTCTAGCAAAAGTATTAGTTGAAAATGGTTTACCTGTTGCGGAAGTGACATTCCGTACTGATGCCGCAGCCGATGCCATCCGCGCGATGCGTGAGGCTTACCCACAAATGTGTATTGGTGCTGGTACTGTGCTAAATGCTGCACAAGTTGATAAAGCCAAAGATGCAGGTGCTGAATTTATTGTGGCGCCTGGATTGAATCCAAATACTGTTCGCTATTGCCAACAGCAAGGCATCCCATTTGTGCCTGGTATTAATAACCCAAGCCAAATTGAACAAGCGCTGGAGCTGGGTTTAACCTTCTTGAAGTTCTTCCCTGCTGAAGCGTCGGGCGGTATCAATATGGTGAAATCATTGTTAGCACCTTATGTTGATGTTTCTATCATGCCTACAGGTGGTATAGGTAAAGCTAACATTCGTGATTACTTAGCGGTTGATCGTGTGCTGTGCTGTGGTGGCACCTGGATGGTTGCTCCTAAACTAATTGAAGCAGGTGATTGGGATGAAATTGGTCGCTTGGTGCGTGAAGCGGTTGCATTAGTACAGGACTAA
- a CDS encoding RidA family protein, which translates to MTITRYGIEGGTGTGGQHLPFARATQAGGFLYVSGQTPMVDGEVVEGGVVEQSRLAIQNCVNIMEEAGYGLEDVVHVKVVLTDARYFQSFNKVFKEFFGEHPPARICMVCDLVVDVKVEVDVTCYREDRR; encoded by the coding sequence ATGACTATTACACGTTACGGCATCGAGGGTGGTACAGGTACAGGTGGTCAACATTTACCGTTTGCACGTGCAACGCAAGCGGGTGGCTTCCTTTATGTATCGGGCCAAACGCCAATGGTCGATGGAGAAGTTGTTGAAGGTGGCGTTGTTGAGCAATCTCGACTTGCGATCCAAAACTGCGTGAACATTATGGAAGAAGCGGGATATGGCCTAGAAGATGTGGTACATGTGAAGGTTGTACTGACAGATGCACGTTATTTCCAGTCGTTCAATAAAGTCTTTAAAGAGTTTTTTGGTGAACACCCACCTGCACGTATTTGCATGGTATGTGACTTAGTGGTTGATGTGAAAGTTGAAGTTGACGTGACATGTTATCGCGAAGATCGTCGCTAA
- a CDS encoding amino acid deaminase has protein sequence MTTTNKKHVSKYQDKHHKKFPKGTKGVWVNEKSDGKYQLTNEEISLPAAVIKQSAIDNNQQWMQHFANHHNVKLSPHGKTTMSPALFEQQLDAGAWGITIASAPHAEVAVEAGARNIMIANQLVGKANMAMVANLLATYDVTIYSCVDSTANAQQLNDFFASHNQTLHVLIEFGIEGGRCGCRTETEVHALAEFIAQCPALKLAGIEVYEGVIHGESAEQDIRDFLATTVKLTETLKEKALIEGTPIVTGAGSAWYDVVAESFAACQHLTPIIRPGCYLIHDTGIYQDAQSNVMKRAQTNQGYACELGGDLQSALEVWAYVLSRPEPNKAVIGLGKRDVAFDAGLPSVEHVYRNGEKRAIEGLTATAVMDQHMFMAVEEGCDLQVGDIIGFSTSHPCLTFDKWKYICVADEDHVVERFIETCF, from the coding sequence ATGACTACTACAAATAAAAAACATGTTAGTAAATACCAAGACAAGCATCACAAAAAATTTCCCAAAGGTACTAAAGGTGTCTGGGTAAATGAAAAAAGTGATGGGAAATACCAACTAACTAACGAAGAAATCAGCCTACCTGCTGCCGTGATAAAGCAGAGTGCTATCGACAATAACCAGCAGTGGATGCAGCACTTTGCCAACCACCACAATGTGAAATTATCACCTCATGGCAAAACAACTATGTCACCAGCACTTTTCGAGCAACAACTTGATGCTGGCGCATGGGGGATCACTATTGCAAGCGCACCACATGCCGAAGTGGCTGTAGAAGCTGGCGCACGCAACATCATGATTGCCAACCAATTAGTGGGTAAAGCCAACATGGCAATGGTGGCAAACTTATTAGCTACTTACGATGTCACGATTTACAGCTGTGTTGATTCAACGGCTAATGCCCAACAGCTCAATGACTTTTTCGCTTCGCACAACCAAACTTTGCATGTATTGATTGAATTTGGGATTGAAGGTGGCCGTTGTGGTTGTCGCACGGAAACAGAAGTACATGCACTCGCTGAATTTATTGCACAGTGCCCTGCACTTAAACTCGCAGGTATTGAGGTGTATGAAGGCGTTATTCATGGTGAGAGTGCAGAGCAAGATATCCGTGATTTTTTAGCGACCACAGTCAAATTAACCGAAACATTAAAAGAAAAAGCATTGATTGAAGGAACGCCAATTGTTACAGGTGCAGGGTCTGCATGGTATGACGTGGTGGCTGAAAGTTTTGCGGCATGCCAACACCTTACACCTATTATTCGCCCTGGCTGCTACCTCATCCATGACACTGGCATCTACCAAGATGCACAAAGTAACGTCATGAAACGAGCGCAGACCAATCAAGGCTATGCCTGTGAATTAGGCGGTGATTTGCAATCTGCACTAGAAGTCTGGGCATACGTGCTTTCTCGCCCAGAACCAAACAAAGCGGTTATTGGTTTAGGTAAACGTGATGTGGCTTTTGATGCTGGCTTACCCAGTGTTGAACATGTCTACCGCAATGGTGAAAAGCGCGCTATTGAAGGGTTAACCGCTACCGCTGTGATGGATCAGCACATGTTTATGGCAGTCGAAGAGGGCTGTGACTTACAAGTTGGCGATATTATCGGCTTTTCAACCTCTCACCCATGTTTAACTTTCGACAAATGGAAATATATTTGCGTAGCCGATGAGGACCATGTCGTTGAACGTTTTATTGAAACCTGTTTCTAA
- a CDS encoding beta-N-acetylhexosaminidase gives MKLKPLALSLSLILSAFPAMADKPNTDLQLMPYPKHVELNNSQGLILDRDFSAKLIGFKSQRLNNAIDRLNARIERQTGFFLTTPIQAASKTPQLVIDVKHAAPTKVQQAKEDESYQLTITNKQAVLTANTPYGALHGIETFLQLIENTPQGAQVPAVVIEDEPRFSWRGALLDTSRHFMPLDDVKRQIDGIASAKFNTFHWHLTDDQGWRLESTTYPKLHQKGSDGLYYTQAEIKEVVQYATNLGIRVIPEVDLPGHASSIAAAYPELMTVNKDYKIERKWGVHEPLLDPTKPEVYAFIDSIIGEVTTLFPDAYIHIGGDEVDPKQWNESEHVQTFMKEKGLKDDKELHAFFNQEVEEILRKHNRKMIGWDETYHPNLPKSIVIQSWQGQDSLGESANDGYQGILSTGFYIDQAQATSMHYRNDPMPKPLQVDDQIHSDETWQTWQFEAPRKRGSAVAGSFTIITAKDGSQRGFIDYKGRSRRAVFDIETTKGVTSFWMDSWMGKTMPRVALVDGKLTGEMIVGNAPYVMTGKQIAGSDMQGTEVPSNSHPVALQPEQEHLILGGEVTLWAENVKHDTLDLRMWPRSYAIAERLWSPESITDEDSMYERLHSMNEWSTISVGLQQEWNALVGMKRLANGHEIRPLQILAQAVEQAQYYHRHHEKSTYENYDRFDPLNRFADALPPESMEIRELGKLAQAFTANPNDSEAKNQLTARLQLWVDNTAKVMPIIDSNYLLTEVKPVALHVQQVSELGLMLVEHISAKHPLSPQEVKQAKALLHAAQQIQDELVVSSAYPVETLLNAAY, from the coding sequence ATGAAGTTAAAACCTTTAGCATTATCTCTTTCTCTTATTTTGAGCGCTTTCCCTGCTATGGCCGATAAACCTAATACCGACCTTCAATTAATGCCCTACCCCAAGCATGTTGAATTGAATAACAGCCAAGGCTTGATTCTCGACCGTGATTTTTCAGCTAAGTTAATCGGCTTTAAATCTCAGCGCCTTAATAATGCCATTGATCGTTTAAATGCCCGTATTGAACGCCAAACAGGTTTCTTTCTAACCACGCCTATTCAAGCCGCAAGCAAAACACCGCAGTTAGTGATTGACGTGAAACATGCAGCACCAACGAAAGTGCAGCAAGCAAAAGAAGATGAGAGCTACCAACTAACCATCACCAATAAGCAAGCCGTATTAACCGCTAACACCCCCTATGGCGCCCTCCACGGGATAGAAACCTTCCTTCAATTGATTGAAAACACACCTCAAGGTGCACAAGTCCCTGCCGTTGTGATTGAAGATGAGCCTCGCTTCTCATGGCGTGGCGCACTGCTGGATACTTCTCGTCACTTCATGCCATTGGACGATGTTAAGCGCCAAATTGATGGTATTGCCTCTGCTAAATTCAATACCTTCCACTGGCACCTAACCGATGACCAAGGCTGGCGTTTAGAATCGACAACTTATCCGAAGCTTCACCAAAAGGGTTCTGATGGCCTGTACTACACCCAAGCTGAAATAAAAGAAGTGGTGCAATACGCCACTAACCTAGGTATTCGTGTTATTCCTGAAGTAGATTTACCCGGTCATGCATCTTCAATAGCTGCCGCTTACCCTGAATTAATGACGGTGAATAAAGACTACAAAATAGAGCGTAAGTGGGGGGTGCATGAACCTTTACTTGATCCGACAAAACCAGAGGTTTACGCCTTCATTGATAGCATCATAGGTGAAGTAACAACTCTGTTCCCAGATGCTTATATTCACATTGGTGGGGATGAAGTCGATCCGAAACAATGGAATGAAAGTGAGCATGTTCAAACCTTTATGAAAGAAAAAGGCTTGAAAGACGACAAAGAACTGCACGCTTTCTTCAACCAAGAAGTCGAAGAGATCCTACGCAAACATAATCGTAAAATGATCGGTTGGGATGAAACTTACCACCCGAACTTACCGAAAAGCATCGTGATCCAATCATGGCAGGGTCAGGATTCATTAGGTGAATCGGCGAACGATGGCTACCAAGGTATTCTATCAACGGGTTTTTACATCGACCAAGCCCAGGCCACCAGCATGCACTATCGCAATGACCCTATGCCGAAACCATTACAAGTCGATGATCAGATCCATAGTGATGAAACCTGGCAAACTTGGCAGTTTGAAGCCCCACGAAAACGAGGTAGTGCCGTTGCTGGAAGCTTCACCATTATCACAGCAAAAGATGGTAGCCAGCGTGGTTTCATCGACTATAAAGGCCGCTCACGTCGTGCTGTCTTTGATATTGAAACAACGAAGGGAGTAACATCATTCTGGATGGACTCTTGGATGGGCAAAACAATGCCTCGTGTGGCATTGGTTGACGGTAAACTGACTGGCGAAATGATTGTCGGTAATGCCCCTTACGTTATGACGGGCAAACAAATCGCAGGGTCTGATATGCAAGGGACAGAAGTACCTAGTAACTCTCACCCTGTCGCACTGCAACCTGAACAAGAACACTTGATCCTTGGAGGGGAAGTCACCCTATGGGCTGAAAATGTAAAGCACGATACGCTTGATTTACGAATGTGGCCTCGCTCGTACGCTATCGCAGAACGTTTATGGTCGCCAGAAAGCATCACAGATGAAGACAGCATGTATGAGCGCTTACACTCTATGAATGAATGGTCGACGATTTCTGTTGGTTTACAGCAAGAGTGGAACGCCCTGGTGGGCATGAAACGTCTCGCCAATGGTCACGAAATTCGCCCTCTGCAGATATTAGCTCAGGCCGTAGAACAAGCGCAGTACTACCACCGTCACCATGAAAAATCGACGTATGAAAATTATGACCGCTTTGATCCATTAAACCGCTTTGCAGATGCCCTACCACCTGAGAGCATGGAAATCCGCGAGTTAGGTAAACTGGCTCAAGCATTTACTGCAAACCCCAACGACAGCGAAGCAAAAAATCAGCTAACTGCAAGGCTGCAATTGTGGGTCGATAATACAGCGAAGGTAATGCCAATTATTGATAGCAACTACTTACTGACAGAAGTAAAACCGGTTGCTCTACATGTTCAGCAAGTATCTGAACTTGGCTTAATGCTTGTCGAGCACATCAGTGCTAAGCACCCCTTATCACCACAAGAAGTAAAACAAGCTAAAGCGCTTCTGCACGCCGCACAGCAAATTCAAGATGAGTTGGTTGTCTCATCCGCTTATCCGGTTGAAACCCTGCTCAATGCGGCTTATTAA
- the nrfF gene encoding heme lyase NrfEFG subunit NrfF, which yields MVKYTMYALKLGQVVFLVCLALMLPSSFAEPQVFVAADTHLVESVETFSFRSSHEQKRAMELAKTLRCPQCQNQNLIESNSPVAKDLRLKVYQMVNEGKTNQEVIDFMTSRFGDFVLYKPKFAPNTYVLWLGPLLLILLFGLGIYRSFSRQAKHGASREVER from the coding sequence ATGGTGAAATATACTATGTATGCATTAAAACTGGGTCAGGTTGTTTTCCTTGTGTGTCTAGCCCTCATGTTGCCTTCCAGCTTTGCTGAACCACAAGTGTTTGTCGCGGCAGATACACATTTGGTTGAAAGTGTAGAAACATTTTCGTTTCGCTCTAGTCATGAACAAAAACGAGCGATGGAGCTGGCGAAAACCCTCCGTTGTCCCCAATGTCAAAATCAGAACTTAATTGAATCAAATTCGCCGGTGGCAAAAGATCTGCGCTTAAAGGTTTATCAAATGGTTAATGAAGGGAAAACCAATCAAGAAGTGATTGATTTTATGACTAGCCGTTTTGGTGATTTTGTTTTATATAAACCTAAATTTGCTCCAAATACGTATGTGTTGTGGTTAGGCCCTTTATTGCTTATTTTGCTCTTTGGGTTGGGGATTTATCGTAGTTTTTCCCGTCAGGCAAAGCATGGAGCCAGTCGCGAGGTTGAGCGCTAG